The stretch of DNA acatccagacaagccagacaaggtccgtgttgtatttgactgtgcaagcaaggtggagggtaTATCCTTAAATGACCTACTcttgcagggacctgatatgatgaactctctgttgggtgtgttggtaaagtttaggggaggtctatttgcctatacaggagatataaatactatgttctatcaggtacgggtaccagagcatcagcgggattaccttaggttcttttggtgggaaaatagtcttgacgaggaacccaaagagtggagaatggcagtccacctgttcggggcctgctcttctccgagcattgcaaacttcgtcctgaaaattcattcccaaagtcgcttgccgtctgtttcagcacgaagtttgcaatgctcggagaagagcaggccccgaacaggtggactgccattctccactctttgggttcctcgtcaagactattttcccaccaaaagaacctaaggtaatcccgctgatgctctggtacccgtacctgatagaacatagtatttatatctcctgtataggcaaatagacctcccctaaactttaccaacacacccaacagagagttcatcatatcaggtccctgcaagAGTAGGTCATTTAAGGATAtaccctccaccttgcttgcacagtcaaatacaacacggaccttgtctggcttgtctggatgttgcacaccaGAATGATGAATGTACCACACATTTCCCTGGCTGGCTGCAGTCACTCgctcagcatagcctttctgttgcatctctctcatgaaggcactatactgcttagcgtagttaccatccttcactagcttcttacgaaggctgtgcatacggcgcaatgcgatgtcccttgtttctggcaatGGCCCATGATTGCCACGCAGAGGCAATGGTACCTCGTaagttcttcctttctttctaacccctttctctattatctctagccatttcctgtcctctgcagacatttcccttctgttagatgcaacatcgtcatactcGCGATTGTAACTCTCCACCAGCATGCGGTCTAACTCAAGgcgcttgcttgtcacttggatcttattgacatgctcttgtctccctttgtcctttgctccacataccacccagcccaataatgttcgtatggcatggggttcatggaggcgtgttgaattaataacttcccttggctcaagtaggtgaggcacattgttcccaattaataaacctaccTCAGCTTCTACCTCTGGGATGTAAATCTCTCGCAAGTGTGGCCATCGTTCCAGATCTCTGGACCTGACCACATCGCACTCATCAATCGGTATGCGAGGGGCACTCAACACCGGGGGgagtgtaatgcaagtcttgccctcatagtccaatactgacaatcccgagactagactgcatgcaacttcccctactccgttgatggtttcaacattcaccttaacgtCCTGCCTCTCAGTGCTGCCGAGAgtctgcattaaagcttccgagacaaagcatgtggaactcccattgtccaagaaagccttcgtgaaaacctcccttccttcccttgacctaatccttatcggcacaactgacatccctgtaccaatgctacctcctctaaccgccctgaacatagcaattttgttatgtgttccttcctcctgagccactaaggctctatTTGAGTGCTCAGATCCTATCacttctacttcttggaccacttctgctccttggaccacttctacttcctTGTGTTGATGCAACAGCGTTGGGTGATTCCCATTGCATATGTTgcaacttttcctgtttctgcaatactgagacctatgaccacttctcagacagccaaaacagagccccaactcccttatggctcccagtttttcctcaggtcccatttgagatatttggtggcattcatccactatatggggtcctgtacagtaccaacatgaaagcggggcagttctgttacatgaaactttcctagccttagttgAACACTCAGCCTTGATTGGTGCTTTTCCTTCTCCTACCCGaggggtgtcttcccttctgcccCTCTGAAATAGGTTCAAGACCCTAGCCTCTCCTTCAATGAAACTCACCAAATCATCAAACGACacagtcctcttttttttttcattaatcttatCAGCAACTCTCCACCATCGAGTCTGCACCCCTAAGGAGAACTTGCTAATGATCaacctcattgtttttggattttgtaattcggcaaTGCCATAAGGGACGCACGAAATTGCATTTCTGCAAGTTTTGAGTGCCACCGAGTACTCGTCATACTCTTCCGCGTTGTTTTCCCTAATATATTTCCATTTAATGATCTTTTCCACAAACGCGGTGGCTATCTGTTCTAGGTTTCCATATcgctcctccagcaacttccttgcctgcttatagccTTCTGAAGCTTCCAAGTGGATGCAAGATGCTACAATATCGTTTGGCATGCctgtcgtgtataaatccagataccttagcctttccttatcattcgtcaactggctactaaagacttcatcaaatgagcgaatgaacttaaaatactttgtacgATCCCCATCAAACTTAACAATATCCTGCTTGGGTATCAAGCTTTTAAGGTTGCAAGAGATTAGCGCCTGCATGATTTCCCTATTGCTCAAGTCCCTTTGCTCATTCTCGCCCGAGCAACGGCATCCACTTAACCCAATCTCGGGCGCTTCTGTATTCAAATGCATGGGTCTCTCACTCCTGCTTACATCAGGGCTTGTGTGTTCTCTTACCCTAGGGAGGTgacttatttacttttcttttactctgaTGGCTCTCAGGGccttctcctctgcctccactccagctaactctgcctctaaaccgaccctctccctcctagcctttagcgctgcttcctctcgctctatggcgTCTATCTCCTTCATCGGCCGTAATTGtgctgccaacctggctctagaagcAGCTAATACTGCATGTCTGCTCCCAGTAGAACTCGCGCCCGACCGCTGAGATCTCCCGGAAGCAACAGATTGCATACCAATGACTGATGCActatcccccaaatttaaatgtccttcctCTTCCCTGGGCTCTTCAGTGCACTCACCTACCTTATGGCCCTGATTAACCCCACTCTCCTGCCTAACCCCAAGTCCCCgcaaaaactcctgtacctctacgccatccttctctagggcttcacttagacgctgacacaattcagacttgttccctcctcttgggaggcctctaacttccaactcctctctcaattgcgcaacctttagggtctccattttcctaggccccgttccggcactccctatgagctaacaaaattccctagttgaatcgtagctgacctaaccgatgagtggccgagaacctgcactaTTCAATGAAGACCACCAACAGTACCTATGTTGCGGCTGCCTAAATCCTCTAAGCCTAGAGACTGtccctaaatgtatcaatgtctcgtggCCCAGCATCCTACCTGAAAGAtattctatttgacatatcccagcccttacctgaaataacttctatttgacatatcccagcctttacttgaaagaactcctacctgaaataacttctatttgacatatcccagcctttacctgaaagaactcctacctgaaataacttctatttgacatatcccagcctttacctgaaataacttctatttgacatctcccagcctttacctgaaataacttctatttgacatatcccagccttaacttgaaagaactcctacctgaaataatttctatttgacatatcccagcctttacctgaaataacttctatttgacatctcccagcctttacctgaaagaactcctacctgaaataacttctatttgacatatcccagcctttacctgaaagaactcctacctgaaataacttctatttgacatatcccaacctttacctgaaagaactcctacctgaaataacttctatgaaATAACTAAACCCATCCTTGTTATGCCTAAGTTCTAATACCATGCAGCATGCAGCAAACTAACAGCTGTCAAACTGAGAAAACTAGTGACCATTGGCTTAGGATTACAGCGCCCGTAACCGACGTTGGAAGTGGTTTCTTCATATGGATATTCCTCAAATCAGTAAAGTTAAATTGGGTAACCGTAACGTTACGTGCTAAGTTCTCATTTGAATGGGTTTTAAATTGGATCTTCCAAGAAATGTTTTCATGCCACACACAGAATAGAATTATGTATTAAATCAAACCCGTGATACCATTAATCTAAACCAGTTGTGAGGACCTATAGACGATTATACCTAAACCAACACAGAACCAAGGGACCACATTATAAAATTCCACAAGGTTTCCCTTGACGATCAGATATCACTTTATCAactcaaaatacatgaataatgaccTGAGAACACAACATTCTGACCTCTTCCAAGTCTTAATGCACTACATACATCTGTTCCTGCTCACCTTCGAGATATTTGCCTAACAAATAAACTACTCAAGTCCAAATGCAAAATTTCCATACTATTTTTAATTAAACATCAACTCCTCTGTCATAAAAAACACAAATAATTTTCATTCTAAATATTACACAACAGGACAATTTCCTTAATGAACTTCGTCGATCATCTTACTTGGGAATCAGCTAATCACGCCTTACAACTTAGGAACATTTAATACCCTCATAAATCTGGGTCCTGTGAATGAAATCTTTCACACGCGTTGACAGCAACACCTTAACGATGCAGACAATACCTAATTGCGCCCATTATAACTTTTCCTTCCACTTAGCTTGTTGCGCGATGTCGGCAGACGACTTGATCTTcttctcagctttccagagggaccACGTGCTTCTTCAGAGTTCCACCCACGCTGTACCACAAAAGGGGGGACGAAAATTTGACTGTAGGGTGAGGGGGTCTTCGttgtgggttatttagtactcgtcgacatttttagtttttcattaattgaagaattgtccatatgaatttctcattgtatgtaattttcccAGTGACACACGACAAAGAGGAAGCACGGTTCacagttgccaacaatttttatgtagatgactgcttgagagccgaggatcgcaaagatgcactgttagtcaatttgttGGAGGTTAAAGAGCTCTGCAAGAAAGGGGGGTTTACATTGACAAAGTTCAGCAGCCCTTGCGTGGAGGTTATGTCATCGATCCCTagggagtggtacagtaggagCACCTCAGAGTTTAAAGAGggatcagagtcacataagacaaaggctttgggagtgcagtgggacttggccactgatgaattgggtgtccgCGCAGAGCTAATATCAGTCCCAAGGACTAAGCGGGACCTGTTGTCAGCCATAGCCTCGATTTACGATCCACTCGGGatattggcgccagttttaatcgagggtagggtcatcatgcaggacctctgccgattaaagatagcCTGGGACATGGAGTTGGACACTGACACTATGGACCGTATCAAGGCGTGGGCAAAGAGGCTGAGCCAGACCAGCGGGACCAGTGTGCCcagaagcctgaaggttattccatgggaatcagccaccctagtacagttgcatttgttctcagatgcaagcgtCAGGGCTTTGAgagtagtggcatacttgcgggtctcggatccgtggggaaacgtatcttgcagattcatcatgggaaaggcaagggtagcaccaTTGAAGCATGTTTCGGTGCCCCGCCTAGAACTTAGTGCAGCGGTGCTGGCCTTAAGACTAGGAAACActattctgaccatgatagatttcagggtagatggggtctattattggacTGACTCAACGACCGTCTTGCGCTATATTAGGAACGATCAggccagataccagacatttgtggcaaaccgtgtctctatgataagggagggcagtgatcagaaagagtggaggtaCGTTAACTCTGGGGAgaacccagcagacgatgcaacacgttccaagcagtctgaaaggtggaaaaaaggtccggagtttctgttgaagggggagtgtttctggccaactgagccagctcaaatgtcagatggtgtggaGGGATTGGAGGTTAAGCGTGAGATACgaccaacaggaactagaggctTCCAAATAATTAGTTTCAGGATTGGGATGGACATAAGGCAAACAGGTATGTATAAAATCTTCCACCACTATTCTAGttggatcaagctccttagagctttaggttggttgttgctatttgctaggtacattatttataaacacCGGCAGCTGCTCAGCGAGCTAGGCGTGCATCTGTCCACCGAAATTATTAGCTTGGCGGAAACggtggtagtgcaggtaacacagcgtgttgattatgagttagagatagagagcctcgagaagggaggaactattagggcctctagctccctaagaaggttgaaaccaatcctgagaaatgggcttctgtgcgttggaggtaggttatctttggcaaatatctctccaagcgaaaggcatccaattattttgccgtataagggacacttgacagacatggtgatccagtattatcatgagcattctaaccatatgggtgtaatgcatgttttgagccaggtgagggagaaattttgggtaattaagggccatgcagcagtgcgacgcgtgctgagtagatgtgtcaggtgtcgcagggcacacggaaaagccatcgagcagctaatggccgatctACCACCCGATCGAGTGCAGTCGGGGAAACCCCCATTTTATCGCACCGGAGTGGACCTTTTTGGGCCATTCTTCGTAAAACGAGGAAGGGCACAGATGAAAcattggggagttatattcacttgtttgaacatgaggcccatacacttggaggtggcctcgaatctcacatcagattcattcattagtgccttcaggaggtttttggctcgtcgtggtcaggtcaagagagttagatgcgactgcggcactaatattgtgggatcgcggaaagttctcgactccagttatgagttcttagcaggaaacaaggtgcgcaatgagttgctcgggtgtggggtggaatttattctcaattctcccggcgcctcacattttggaggagcatgggagcggttgataggtaccgtgaggagggtcttagatatagtcttggggacacagAAATTGGATTATGAAGGGCTGTGTACGctcttttgtgaagtggaggcaacggttaacagcagaccccttactgtcgtcacctcagacaattgagacccggttccactcacaccgaacaagcttttaaacatgggaGATTCGCCTGTAGGCTGCGACGTTGCAATAGGTGGTCACTCTAAGCAAAGatggaagcaggtgcagcatatggccgAACAGTTCTGGGCACGTTGGAAACGTGAGTACCTACTGGGTCTGCAGAAGAGACAGAAATGGCTCAAAGAGCGACGAAACGTCAGGGTGGGAGACGTAGTCCTTATGATCAAAGAGAATGAAGCAcgctgccattggccattggctagagtagtgcagaccaaagtagggaaagatagtttggtgaggacggtgactgtcaggagagagggcaaggaatacGACAGACCGCTGTCGAAACTTATTTTGATTTTAGAGGAGGAGACGGATCTAATGGGCGTTACAGAGCGATAAGGCGTTGAACCCCCTTGTGCTCAAGAGGCTTCAAAGGGGCGGGTGTAAACGCAGGGCTGTCTCATGCAgggaaaatttcactcagggaaatttcaccttttccccgcgcaactttgaatgactattcgtggtaaatccaaaatttgtaattaaatttcggtcactaatagaggcctacacgttataaaataataagaaaattaaaatgaggaagttttagtcagaaacaataattttggggacaccttttatatgttagtaacaaagaaaacaaaagaaccattcAGCCATCTCCCGCCATAGCCCTgctcaagcgcttgggaaagcgacaggtTGTTCTTGATCGCAGGGTAGCCATAGAGAGCAGAAGTGTTTTGGAGAGAAttgacatcgacgactttaagatggaattataatataaggtaagaaagcacattgttcttagagttagagacaaaaaaagggttgtcagggttgctgattaaataacaatagcttaagggatgttaataatgaaatataaaaacatgaGATAAGGTGAGGGGTTTGTCCTAACGGTCGCTTACCCTCGGCAGGAACATACCCGGGGGACCATTTAGGGGAGAGAGGTAGACGGTCTTTacggtggacacaaacaaaattgtaagtaagagatgttatcaagaggtcttttacaatttaaggagggaaaatagagttcgtaagggattaagctagatagaatatgccacacatcgaataactatttagtgaaattctctcatgacttaatgatgtctattaatgcttagtgcttatttctatagagttcatatagcagaaccaagggattcacccacctagtattacgaattttgtaatcaagttattatactagaggcctttattggaaatattaataaaaatgtgtaacatgtaagaaatagaatacaaaggaatcacaattaaccagatatagcaatagaggtttccaataatgttgtttgaaatgtgtagagaatagggttttctttaaatatgttttttttattaatcattatgattttacttttattgatttctttttttaatttcttattttttatatgttttttattaattgaagaattgtccatatgaatttctcattgtatgtaatttttccagtgacacgcgacaataaaaaaccaaaaatgtcgacgagtactaaataacccacaaCGAAGACCCCCTcaccctacaatatatatatatatatatatatatatatatatatatatatatatatatatatatatatatatatatatatatatatatacagtatatatatatatatatatatatatatatatatatatatatatatatatatatttgtgcatatatatatatatatatatatatatatatatatatatatatatatatatatatatatatatatatatatatatatatatatatatatttgtgtgtatatatatatatatatatatatatatatatacatatatatatatatgtgtatatatatacatacatatatatatatatatatatatatatatatatatatatatatatatatatatatatatatatatatatatatatatatatatatatatatatatatatgtgtatatatatatatatatatatatatatatatatatatatatatatatatatatatatatatatatgtatatatatatatatatatatatatatatatatatttgtgtatatatatatatatatatatatatatatatatatatatatatatatatatatatatttatgtatatatatatatatatatatatatatatatatatatatatatatatatatatatatatatatatatatatatttgtgcatatatatatatatatatatatatatatatatatatatatatatatatatatatatatttgtgtatgtatgtatatatatatatatatatatatatatatatatatatatatatatatatatatatatatatatatatatatatatatatatttatttatttatttatttatttatttatatatatttgtgtatgtgtttgtgtgtgtatttaattattCAGTCATCAATATGGTTATTCCATTCTGTTGAAATTTTGTTCATATGGAAATGTTATCATTTTattttgtgtgaaaatgtagacTCTTTTAAAGAATTAATAATTAAAGCGAAAGCTAGATAACCAAAATCCAAAACTAAATCTTTAGCTATTGGGCAACTtagcctctcgctctgacaagtcTTTATGCATTATTCACTAGCAAACAGCAACCTTACTTTGCATGAATGTACAAGGTAAAAAGGAAGGGTACATCTAAATAAACATACCTGAACAAAAACTCTCGACGTGGCAAATATTTTCTGCTACTGTCCATTTCCCAGGATTAAAGAACGCCCGGCATCTGCAAGGTTTAGCAATAAGGTCACTAAAGTGGTCCGCTTCTTTCTCACAAACAGATGCGTCTCGTTTGTGTTCCACACCATGGAAGCCTTGCTCTTCGCTACCCCTAAAAACAGATTGTCACATTCGTAAAATAGAAATGAGTGGTATTGCCTCTACTCAATAGTATCACGATACCATAAAGATCCTGTAATTCATGCCATCCATTCTCTCCTCTTATATCCGTAATTTAAACTCCAGAAATTCTTATCTTGTTTCTGAATTCTTAACACCTTCAAAAATCGGCTGATCTTCACCTTAATTAACGGGAAGGGAAGTATTCTCCTCGTTTATCATGTCCGCTGTTATGATACGTaagtgataaaagataaaaaaaattataatatatatgaaaccTCGTAGGTATTCGAAGTGATGCCACGTTGATTCATCTTTCCAAGTCATTTGTTTCTAGTAAGATACATTAGAATAAGTAATAGTAAGAACGCCAGTATTGCATTAAAAGAAAACTATTACCAGATTCAAATATAGCAGATATCAACGATATGgacatcccccccccaaaaaaaaaatgaaaaaaattcaaaatatctctTTTACGTCCCGCAGAACAACCCCAAAGTATAGAAAAATTTCCAGACTCAAAAGATATCAAAAGATGCATTATTAATTACCCTTATTTTCAAGTGATAAATGAATGATAAAAGTCCATTACCTCCCAAATGAATTACTAGCTCACCGTATTACACTCGAAACCACTTGGGAAATGCGTTCTTATAAAATGTGACTAACATTACATAATATAGTCCAAAATGTTTTCACTGGATCAATGAAATCTAAAATTGTAGGGAAGAAATCTATTTTAGTCCAATTTCCCGTAAAACCCATTTCACGTCAAAactgagagagaaagaaaaaaatacaaaacaatggCATTTACGCAGTCACCTTCTCCCCAGCACAACTGATCAACGCGGAAATGGATGTATTTTCTCGTGGTTATTGGGAGCAATACTATTTTAATAGTTCACTTCCATGTGTGTTTGTATTcgtgtttattctaatgttttgaatatattttttcaaataaataccttGGGTTTCTGTCAATAaacttttattgttttgtatatcgAAAGGCTATATCATATTGTCATAAATGATAATCCAGCAGAAATATATGAATTCTGTATCGTCGACATTCCATTGGTTGTATCTactcattatattttcatttatttatcttttgtaGAAAATTCACAAGGAGGGGAATGCATTAAATATTTGCCCTTATGCAACTTTACATGTTCTAACATTGTAGTCATTTCTTAGTATACTTCGTCTATCTGTTACTTCTCTGTATTGAAGCCtaactttatattttctttatcattagtcCTTTTGAGTCAAGGCCCCTGTTACTCACTAAGTCCGCGTGATATCAGACAGTTTAATTTCCAGTTTCAATGCACTTTCATattgatttttcttatttattttgttataaatcATTAAAGGTCATCACATCAGCCAATAATACTAAACACTACAGTAGTAAATGGGGGCCGAACCTCACCTTAATAGTAAGGAAGGCTGTGAACaacaatatgtgaaataaaatagtGACAACGTTGAAGTCAGTCACTCGATAATGCCCATGATGAggatattaaaagatttttttgcaatgtaaagagagagagagagagagccttaccttattgccttattcaagGTTttggttccccaaggtccctcattgtgaggcacctcgtatatccacctgagagttgcttacgcatcttccggtgtattttgcatcttccagtcttgggtggtctgggatacatcttaggagtttatcgagcttattctcaagcacatctacgctcactcttgatatgtttcttagatgagctggcagcgcattaaagaGTCGTAGCATTAtcatgctggtgcatagtggattaatgtcctgtgtaccttccttagttttcctggtatagttttggacactattaatctacctcggcttgcttcttctgatatttctagctccatgatgtcCTCCGTAAttccttaaattttttttccatgcttgtatgatcatgtagcgttctattttcctttttagactgtataattttaaagattgcagtctttcccagtagtcaaggtccttaacttcttctattctagcagtaaaggatctttttacactctctatttgtgaaatatccttttggtagtgtaggtaccatatcaTATTGTGGTActcaagttttgtacagcataatcatgtgttcagcttttcttattttaaaatgtctgaatagcattcccatgtttgctttatatttagataacagtattgctatttggtcgttgcataacatattcctgtttaacattacaccaaggtctttaattgtttccttgtttgtgattgtctcgttattaggtcccctgtatgcatataccattttttctctgtttccataatttattgactcgaacttatcggagttaaataccatcctatttacctCCGCccaatcatatattttgtttatatctctttgtaatgagttcctatcttcatcacaagtaatttctctacttattcttgtatcatcggcgaaacttttcactacagagtctttaacattatagtctttgtctgagatcataataacaaacagcagtgcagctgaaaccgtaccctgtggcacgccagatattacctaagcttcatctgatttctcgtcatatgcaaccactatttgttttctgttttgtagaaattcttttatccattttcctatctttcccttaatcttatgctttctcatttttttctctaatatattatggtctaccttgtcaaaggcttttacaaaatctagatataccacatctgtttctttttcctttattatattttatatatgttttcatagtttgctatcagttgggtttgtgtactttttccgggcacaaaaccgtgttgacctatataaaacaaattatttttaaccaaatgattcactaGTTTCTTTATTATTACCGTTTCATACACtattgaaaataggggttatatatgttaatttatgtttaacatatatctcgctcatatctacacttcctcttagcaatattgcaagtggcttcgGGATAATGTGTGCATTTTTTGTAACAAAATTGCTCGAACTCCATCTGGCCCGACCGCTGATCCATTTTTTGTTTTGCTTATATCCTgcataatatctgcttcattaatatctatatacgttagatattcact from Palaemon carinicauda isolate YSFRI2023 chromosome 5, ASM3689809v2, whole genome shotgun sequence encodes:
- the LOC137641196 gene encoding uncharacterized protein, with translation MHLNTEAPEIGLSGCRCSGENEQRDLSNREIMQALISCNLKSLIPKQDIVKFDGDRTKYFKFIRSFDEVFSSQLTNDKERLRYLDLYTTGMPNDIVASCIHLEASEGYKQARKLLEERYGNLEQIATAFVEKIIKWKYIRENNAEEYDEYSVALKTCRNAISCVPYGIAELQNPKTMRLIISKFSLGVQTRWWRVADKINEKKKRTVSFDDLEVEVVQGAEVVQEVEVIGSEHSNRALVAQEEGTHNKIAMFRATLGSTERQDVKVNVETINGVGEVACSLVSGLSVLDYEGKTCITLPPVLSAPRIPIDECDVVRSRDLERWPHLREIYIPEVEAEDKGRQEHVNKIQVTSKRLELDRMLVESYNREYDDVASNRREMSAEDRKWLEIIEKGVRKKGRTYEVPLPLRGNHGPLPETRDIALRRMHSLRKKLVKDGNYAKQYSAFMREMQQKGYAERVTAASQGNVWYIHHSGVQHPDKPDKVRVVFDCASKVEGISLNDLLLQGPDMMNSLLGK
- the LOC137641197 gene encoding uncharacterized protein; amino-acid sequence: MSADDLIFFSAFQRDHVLLQSSTHAVPQKGGRKFDLTHDKEEARFTVANNFYVDDCLRAEDRKDALLVNLLEVKELCKKGGFTLTKFSSPCVEVMSSIPREWYSRSTSEFKEGSESHKTKALGVQWDLATDELGVRAELISVPRTKRDLLSAIASIYDPLGILAPVLIEGRVIMQDLCRLKIAWDMELDTDTMDRIKAWAKRLSQTSGTSVPRSLKVIPWESATLVQLHLFSDASVRALRVVAYLRVSDPWGNVSCRFIMGKARVAPLKHVSVPRLELSAAVLALRLGNTILTMIDFRVDGVYYWTDSTTVLRYIRNDQARYQTFVANRVSMIREGSDQKEWRYVNSGENPADDATRSKQSERWKKGPEFLLKGECFWPTEPAQMSDGVEGLEVKREIRPTGTRGFQIISFRIGMDIRQTAWERLIGTVRRVLDIVLGTQKLDYEGLCTLFCEVEATVNSRPLTVVTSDN